The sequence AACGGGCCAGTCGAGGCAAGCATGATCCAGATGTGAAGCTTGCTGATCAGGCTAAGGCCGATAAACAGGTGAACCTCGTTCGTCAAAGTCAAAGCGATCAACGTGCGAGACTTGTCCATCAAGGGGATAGTGGTCGATGGAATAAGTATGCTCATCAGGAGCAAGACGATCAACAGGTGCATTTCGACAATCAAGCCGACCGCAATCAACGTGAGAAACGTCACAGTGACAACGATTCCGCTGATCGTCGTATCATTGATAACCGTAGCAAGTACAAAACAATTGCTAATGAGGAAAACGACAAACGCAGCAAGCCTCACGATCATAACGAAAATAAATACGACAACGGCCAAGACGGCGGGCTGGAGTCCGTTGAAGATAAAGAGGAATTTACCCATTCAGCTACGTACAGCCAAGTATTTTCGCTAAGGAAGCAAGGGCTGACGGTTGAAGAAATTGCCCGTGACTTAGGGATCGGTGTAACGGAAGTGAGCTTGTTGCTTCGCTTTCATGAAAAAAATGATGAAAATCCGCATGTATCCAGTTGCAGGGAATCGGACAATATGGTATAGTAATTGACGGTGTTAAATACACACGCCTTGGATTTTGGCGAAGGTGCTTAGGCGAATGCGCTGAGTGTCGTCAAAAAATGAAGAGTGCGGAGGAAACTAAAACCAACCTAAGGAGGTGTTCGATGTGGCAGTAATCTCCATGAAGCAATTGCTTGAAGCGGGTGTCCACTTTGGCCATCAAACACGCCGCTGGAACCCTAAAATGGATCGCTACATCTTCACAGAAAGAAACGGAATTTACATTATTGACTTGCAAAAAACGGTCAAAAAAGTCGAAACAGCGTACAACTTTGTTCGCGATCTTGCGGCTGATGGAGGGAAAATCCTTTTTGTCGGCACGAAAAAACAAGCGCAAGACTCTGTTCGCGACGAAGCAATCCGCTGCGGCATGTTCTACATTAACCAACGCTGGCTTGGCGGAACGCTTACAAACTTTGAGACGATTCAAAAGCGGATTACGCGCTTGAAAAACCTTGAAAAAATGCAAGAAGACGGCACTTTTGATGTGCTTCCAAAGAAAGAAGTCATCTTGCTGAAAAAAGAAATGGACCGTCTAGAAAAATTCTTAGGCGGAATTAAAGACATGAACGGCGTGCCGGATGCGTTGTTTGTTATCGACCCTCGTAAAGAGCGGATTGCAATTGCCGAAGCGCATAAATTAAACATTCCAATTGTAGCGATTGTCGATACAAACTGTGATCCTGACGAAATCGATTACGTCATCCCTGGTAACGATGATGCCATCCGCGCTGTAAAACTACTAACTGGCAAAATGGCTGACGCTGTGATTGAAGCGACAGCTGGTGAATCAGAAGAAGAAGTCGACGTTGAAGAAGAAACAACAACAGCGTAAATGACGGACTCCAAAAAGGGTGGTAAAGGGAGATGAACCCTTTACTTCCCTTTTTTTGTGGAAAAAGTGAAAACACGTACTGAAGGAGGCAATACTTAATGGCAGTAACAGCTAGTATGGTAAAAGAACTGCGCGAAAAAACAGGCGCAGGCATGATGGATTGTAAAAAAGCGCTTGTCGAAGTAGACGGAGACATGGAAAAAGCAATTGATTATCTTCGTGAAAAAGGCATTGCAAAAGCAGAGAAAAAAGCAGACCGTGTTGCCGCGGAAGGCCTTGCTTCTGTTGTGACAGAAGGAAACAAAGCCGTTATTCTTGAAGTGAACTCTGAAACGGATTTCGTTGCCAAAAACGAGAATTTCCAAGCGCTTGTAACAGAATTGGCTGAGCACATTTTGGCTGAAGAGCCTGCTGACGTAGAGGCAGCTCTTGCGCAACCATTCAAAGGCGGAAGCGAAACGGTGCAAGATCACATTAATACGGCAATTGCTAAAATCGGCGAGAAGCTTTCATTGCGCCGCTTTACAGTTGTGGAAAAAGAAGACGCTGACGTGTTTGGTTCTTACCTTCACATGGGTGGCCGCATTGGCGTACTAACGGTTATTGGCTCCTCTTCCGACCAAGAGTTGGCAAAAGACATTGCTATGCACGTGGCAGCGATCAACCCGACTTACATTTCACGCGATGAAGTGACAAAAGACGTTGTTGACCGTGAGCGGGAAGTGTTAAAGCAACAAGCCCTTAACGAAGGCAAGCCTGAAAACATTGTTGAAAAAATGGTCGAAGGCCGCCTAAGCAAGTTCTTTGAACAAGTCTGCTTGCTAGACCAGCCGTTTGTTAAAGATGGCGACCAAAAAGTCGGCAAATATGTGAAGAGCAAACAAGCTTCTGTTAAATCGTTTGTCCGCTATGAAGTTGGCGAAGGCATCGAAAAACGCGAAGACAACTTTGCGGAAGAAGTTATGTCGCAAGTGAAAAAGTAAATCGATAAAGAACGTGGGAAGGGGACACTGCGAGAAGTTGTGTCCCTTTTTTCAAAGACTGTTTTTTGAA is a genomic window of Shouchella clausii containing:
- the rpsB gene encoding 30S ribosomal protein S2, with protein sequence MAVISMKQLLEAGVHFGHQTRRWNPKMDRYIFTERNGIYIIDLQKTVKKVETAYNFVRDLAADGGKILFVGTKKQAQDSVRDEAIRCGMFYINQRWLGGTLTNFETIQKRITRLKNLEKMQEDGTFDVLPKKEVILLKKEMDRLEKFLGGIKDMNGVPDALFVIDPRKERIAIAEAHKLNIPIVAIVDTNCDPDEIDYVIPGNDDAIRAVKLLTGKMADAVIEATAGESEEEVDVEEETTTA
- the tsf gene encoding translation elongation factor Ts, which translates into the protein MAVTASMVKELREKTGAGMMDCKKALVEVDGDMEKAIDYLREKGIAKAEKKADRVAAEGLASVVTEGNKAVILEVNSETDFVAKNENFQALVTELAEHILAEEPADVEAALAQPFKGGSETVQDHINTAIAKIGEKLSLRRFTVVEKEDADVFGSYLHMGGRIGVLTVIGSSSDQELAKDIAMHVAAINPTYISRDEVTKDVVDREREVLKQQALNEGKPENIVEKMVEGRLSKFFEQVCLLDQPFVKDGDQKVGKYVKSKQASVKSFVRYEVGEGIEKREDNFAEEVMSQVKK